In the Populus trichocarpa isolate Nisqually-1 chromosome 1, P.trichocarpa_v4.1, whole genome shotgun sequence genome, ATTGATAGGTatgggaaaaacaaaaaaattcacatcatgttgaaagaaggaaaaaaatcatgaatatgaTCTAAGATACAAACTATCACAAACTGAATTGAACCCTTAATGCAGTCTAAAAATGAGGCCATGGAGGAGGCAAATTGATGTAGAGATCTATGGTTACATCAGATTTACCCAGCTCACTTGTAGGTTCCCATACCCACACCAACGTCTCCACTGTATGGATGGAAGCTGTCACTGGCCCTGGAATAGCAAACATAGTAGAACTCGGAAACTATGGCAGTGAACAAAGTAAATGCAGCTCCTGCTGCAAAAACTCCTTTCCTCAATGATGGGCAATCCAGGTTTTCACCGAAAAAATTCTTGTACTTGGTGTGGTAGGCATTCCTTATTGAACCCGCAAACAAGCATATTTCAGCAATGAAGAAAAACACCCTGGAGAGGACAATTGAAAAagttcagaaaaagaaaacatgggTTCTATAAGATACATTGAAAGAAATAGACCTAATTTTAGCTTGCTCACAAAAACATGGTTATGGATAAAGGTTAGCAGCATCTATGTTCAATAATGGATACTTTTCATAGTTCAGCTTTGGATTAGCATCACCTACCAGCAGACTATAAACAGGATAACCGCACAAGCCCTTGAACCTCCAGGACTCAAAGGCTTGCCACAGCAGAAACATTTACTGGCAAACATAATAAGGACTTGGCTAGCCAATAGGAACAAAAATGCGCCAACACCATAGCCAGATGCAATGTCTGAATCATAGATGCAGTAACTGTAATCTTTTTCAGAATCTGGTCGGACAGTGGCCTGCAAAACAAGGTATTGTAAATTTGTTGCGTCACTACAAATCAACCACTCAGCTGCCAATAGGTGATTGCTACAATAAGAGGTCTACCAGACATGTTACAATCTTGGGGAGCATTTTGAGTAGTTCTCATATAGATCGCACCACCAAGCAGTATTAAAATCTATTCAAGAGCTACATATTGactttcaagatataattttttaatgttcaatCTCCAGGTTGTCTATAATGACTCATTGTTTAATCTAACTGCTGGCAAAAGGTTGGCAAAGGTAAAGAAAGTGAAGAAACTTGCTTTTTGGAACTAGATTTACATCATCAAGGGCCCCAGAAAAGGAAAACCCACCTCTCCTCAACTTAGACAAGTACAGGTATTAGCACCTAAACTATGTGATGGCCAGGGAAGTTATGTGTACTGGGTGAAATGTAAGAATCAATCTAGATCCTTCTCTCTCCTTGTGAAATTGGTAGCCGGTAAGTGTCGATCAATAACAGGGTGAAATAGATACCAGAATATTATCCCACAGACACTTTGAGAAAAGGTTCTAAATATGCTCCaggttataaataaattttgcaaACAAAATCTGCctggaaaattttctttttccttcccaTCTCATTCAAGCTTCAGTTTATTTCTAGTAGTGTCATGGACATATGTGGTGAGAAAGGAAGTGATTTGCTGTTTGCATTACTAAAAAGTCCAAAACACTATTCATATAAACAGATCTGGTAATTTGATTGCTAATACACTTTCAATACCAATTCAACATTGAAGATTTTGCTTCATCAagtcaaaaatattattgcatCTAGATCTGCTAGTATGAATCCCAAAAACACTACCAATACCCCTAGCCATATGATTTCCAAGAAAATCCtagagaaaagaaacaaaaaaggataTGGTGTCGCTCACAGCCATACCATTAACAAAATGCACAGCTTaagtaacaaaaataacagaacTTATTCTTGCTCAATTAAACGTATTAAACATTTTCAGATAAGAAACTGAAAATTCATGTCAGTTGGTTCATAGTCAATCAAGATTCagtatttcttcattttcttcacaaTTCTTCAGATTTAGTACTTCTCTctcttattatttcatttttcttgaaaaccaacAGACCCCTCTAGCAAAACCCCAAAACCTCACATTTATATCTTCAAGAAAACCAGAAACcacgaaaaaaacaaaagattgcCCAAACTTGGTACACATAACCAAGGAAGTTAAAGAAGGGACTATAAACATATACTTACAGTGCTTCTTCTCTGCTCAGCTGCAACAGCCAAGCCAAATGCTATGAGATCGAAGATAAAGACAGTAATCAACAGTAGTTTCGAAGCCATTGCAAAGCAACTTTACTACCCTCTTCACAGATCTTGCTgctttctctttatttctctctagCTTCTTCCCTGCCTCCCTCTGTCCCTCTTTCTCTGAATATGCAAAAAGACCACCTGTGCAAGCATAGAAGGAACAGGGAAACTAGAgccattacaaaaaaaataaaaaaataaaaaaataaaaaacctataaagAAATAGACAGTATACCCAATTCAGTTCATTGAAAATGGGTATGTCACCTGCCAATCGTAAAGTTAGATGCAAGGGTGTTTTGGGAATTGCATGTTGATAAAGAATTTCTGTTTTTGGTACATTGTAATAAAGTATTCGGCAGCTTAAGCGATTTTCGGGAGCGCGTTAtaatcgtgttttttaaaattttaattttttaattttaaattattttaatatactattattaaaaatatatcttaaaaaataccCAGCTTGATGCGACTGATTGTCGGTGAAGGAATGAATTGACGAGAAATTAAAAGAGATCTGAATCTGATGCTTCCGTAAAGTAAAGCCTACCccaaattgttattattattatttttgttatttttttgttcttacaaATAGATAGGGACTTGGGGTGGCAATGCTCTCAAGTCTCAACAAATTTCATAATGTCTCGACGGCTAAATCAACCGCCGGTCCCCTGTAAAGCAAAGTATGGCATTCATGCTTTGAGTGGCCATCAACAAACAAACTTGCTTAAGTAATCTGTGCTTACAAATCTTCAAAGACTAGTTGTTCAAGATTAATAACTACCAAGGTAAAGAACAATGCCTCATGGAAAGTAACTAGTcctcgagaaaaaaaataaaaatgaaggctTTGCAACAAATACTCAAGCAGCACCAAGGAGTTCTGGGTTTTACATACAAGCAGAAATTTGAATGAATATTACAAGAGTTTGAAAAACTATTTCCTGTATGATATACAGACCCAAAACACACACCAAATAAAAGAATAACTCTTTACACCCTCAACCTAGCAATTCTCAAACctgataaattacaaaatatactCGTATGGCAGCAACACCAAAGGCCTTATTATGTATGAGAGCTAATTCCTGGTCTCGCTTCTGTTGTTTTTGGGAGGTGGGTAGCTGTTGGCTGGGGAGGGTACGTGGTTTAAGTCAACAGTTATGCTGCATCATCCAACACTTGTTCACAAGTCCAACCACTTGTCCTGTGGGATCAGTTTGCAGCAGTGGCTCGGCCTTTCCTTCCAAACAAAAGAAGCTTTCTAAAACCTTTTGCAGCTTTAGGAGAGTTCTCATCACTGTTCCATTTCTTCCTGGAGTGGATTGGTTCTGGGTTTATTTCATCAGGTGGTGGGGTCGATATTTCTATTTCAGATTTCTCAGGTAACTCCAAAATTTCACTGAATCCACCATTTTCTCTGATATTGACAGCGCATAGGTTCAGAGCCTTATTTGGTGACTCTGGCACATGATGTATTGTTGTTTCAGATGTGTACTCACCATGATCACCAGGTGTTTCTATGTATTCACAAACAACTGGAGCTACTTTAGAGAATCCCTCGTCACCTGCAGATGAGTCTTTGTGGAGAGAATCACCATTGCAGCCTTTATCATCTAAGCTATCTCCTGAAATCATATTTCCTGCCTTATTTTTTGCGGAAGAAACACTCTGCAACTCCTTGATATCTCTGAAATCATTAATTCCTTCTGCAGATTGAGATGCTTGTGTCGGTATTAAATCCACAGGCTTCTCTGCTGTGGCTATTGTTCCATCCTTCTTTCGGTTGATGTCAGATTTGACCGTGTTTGGACTAGTATTTCCAGCACCAGCAGCCTTTTGTGATAAAACATTTGCCTTCAAGGTTGCCTTTTTGGGTTGGGCAGCTTTTGATTCAGTTGATGACAACTTTGGGGTTGCCCGAGCAGTAGCAAGGCGATCAATAGTGGAACTCCTAAAGACTGGTTTCTTCGTATCTTGGCTTGGAGATTGGGTTTTAGGCTTCTCATTCTTTATAGAAATAGCAGTAGGTACTTTCCCTGCAGGGATTCTCTTAGATGTCGCTGGACCACTGCCACCAGAACTCCTTTCTGCAATTCTCTTCTGACGTTCAATTGATAATTCCTCCATTCTCttcctgttttcttcttcctgttTTCAAGTGGTAATATTAAGTGTCAACCAAAAAAGGGAGGTTAAGTAATGGTAAAGTGAACAATCAagtaaggaaattttgtttaaCCGACAGCATCTAACAATTTCAGATACAATGAAACTCTTGTATGGTTTCTCTTGCTCCAGTTTCCATTAAGGGaatgaaacaaaagagaaatgCTTTAATGCTAGCTTAAATCCTTGTTCAATACCTTCTCAGATTTGCTCTTCAGAAGTGTGGTTCTGCTTGCTGAAGTTGGTTTCTTCGTCCTTGACATGATGTCAGATTTGCTCCTACCAAGAGATCCATTAGGAACTTTTGACCTGGCTTCTTTACCAGCAACTTTTTTACCAGGATTTCCACTTTTTTTGCCATTGGTGTCCATACTGTTAGAAGGAAGCTTATCCTGAACAGCATTTGTTTCATAATCCATTTCTGGAGTCCAGGATGATAGAGCATGCTCAGCAACTGAATCCCGCCCAAGCACCATGTAAAGGTCATCTGGTTCATGGACATCAAATACCTTAGATTTATCAAGCGAAATCTCTGTTCTACCATTCTCATATTGAGTAGCTTCAACTACATCTGGAGCAATGCTTATGTCTGTTCGTAATAGTGAATCAGACTGATCATCTACTAAAGGTCGAGCTTGGATCATGAATGAGTCATCCACTAATacatctttcttatttttctcagTTTGGAAATGCTCACCAGTTAATGATGAATCATAATCACAACTGAATGCTTTATGGTCTCTGTGATCATCCATGTTTACTGACCTGTCCAGTTGGCTGCTAATAAACCAATCcccttcttttttacttttgggTATTGGAGATTCAGTGGAGTAATCAGCAATGATAGGATAGTTCCCCGATTCTCCAGCTCTTTGAGAAAATAACAACTCCTCATATGTGCTATCCCTTTTCTTTATCATTGGGTGGGCATTTGCACCAGCTTCAAAGTTTTCAATACGAGATTCACCTTCATTACCAGACTCCCTCTTTGTTGCGATGAATGAATCATCTGATAATGCTCGCTGCTTCCTTATTCCCTCAGATCCCAGGTTAAACTCCAATGACCTTCCCTCCTCATAGCTCTTAGCTGTAATGTCATCTCTCTGAATCTGTGGAGGATCAGGTTCAATTCCGAAAGAGTTCGGCTCTCTTTCTTGCATGAGAAGGCTCTGAAAGGCACCCCAATggtcctttcctttttctccaTCAAGATTATTTGCCATTATATTCTTGCCTTCCTGATCAATAGCATCATTTGAACCATCTATAGTGCTGCGC is a window encoding:
- the LOC18095617 gene encoding uncharacterized protein LOC18095617 encodes the protein MASKLLLITVFIFDLIAFGLAVAAEQRRSTATVRPDSEKDYSYCIYDSDIASGYGVGAFLFLLASQVLIMFASKCFCCGKPLSPGGSRACAVILFIVCWVFFFIAEICLFAGSIRNAYHTKYKNFFGENLDCPSLRKGVFAAGAAFTLFTAIVSEFYYVCYSRASDSFHPYSGDVGVGMGTYK
- the LOC18095618 gene encoding COP1-interacting protein 7 — its product is MDSRTFLDHALFQLTPTRTRCDLVIYAGGVNERLASGLLEPFLQHLKTAKDQISKGGYSISLRPLSPNAFWFTKATLQRFVRFVSSPEVLERFVTIETEIEQIESSVQSNELLNGDAEGAAGNYQKSTVSSKSKGNQNGSSDGVQEENSKVRLQRALETRKAVLHKEQAMAYARALVTGFEPDFINDLICFADAFGASRLREACINFMELCKKKNQDRLWMDEIAAMQASQLELPYLGTSGIVLSVEENYPGQIGGLSGGKQNSSMDASDSATSPGSLEQNPDSGFPPSAQMQSTDGKAHMPMPWPNHHPQFMHNFQGPGFQQMPPYQGYLFPGMRVGSPYFPGNMQWPPNVDDSSLGRDWETDDRENRKSSSRSKKKSSHRKERQASSQDQSTEPSDSSSETESDEHLQSDKKRSLVDKMHRKRHGKKSSRKVVIRNINYITSMKDGEKGSISDCTSDEDEFIDGESLKQQVQEAVGSLERRHKSTSRQHKKSQRSTIDGSNDAIDQEGKNIMANNLDGEKGKDHWGAFQSLLMQEREPNSFGIEPDPPQIQRDDITAKSYEEGRSLEFNLGSEGIRKQRALSDDSFIATKRESGNEGESRIENFEAGANAHPMIKKRDSTYEELLFSQRAGESGNYPIIADYSTESPIPKSKKEGDWFISSQLDRSVNMDDHRDHKAFSCDYDSSLTGEHFQTEKNKKDVLVDDSFMIQARPLVDDQSDSLLRTDISIAPDVVEATQYENGRTEISLDKSKVFDVHEPDDLYMVLGRDSVAEHALSSWTPEMDYETNAVQDKLPSNSMDTNGKKSGNPGKKVAGKEARSKVPNGSLGRSKSDIMSRTKKPTSASRTTLLKSKSEKEEENRKRMEELSIERQKRIAERSSGGSGPATSKRIPAGKVPTAISIKNEKPKTQSPSQDTKKPVFRSSTIDRLATARATPKLSSTESKAAQPKKATLKANVLSQKAAGAGNTSPNTVKSDINRKKDGTIATAEKPVDLIPTQASQSAEGINDFRDIKELQSVSSAKNKAGNMISGDSLDDKGCNGDSLHKDSSAGDEGFSKVAPVVCEYIETPGDHGEYTSETTIHHVPESPNKALNLCAVNIRENGGFSEILELPEKSEIEISTPPPDEINPEPIHSRKKWNSDENSPKAAKGFRKLLLFGRKGRATAAN